Genomic DNA from Fusarium keratoplasticum isolate Fu6.1 chromosome 2, whole genome shotgun sequence:
AATGTGTAAGTTCTTTGTCTACTTACTTGGTACCTCTGTTGACTCGGGCTAATTCTCTCCATAGACAACCCCGCGCTCTTCTCGAACCAGCCGTCGACTATTCAAATCGTGGGGAGGCCATTTGATGACGAAGAGCTCATTGAGATCACTGCTGCAATTGACGAGCAGCTACGAAGCAAAGATATAATCTCCCCCAAGCTATAGATGTAGTAATAAAGTAGGAGCTCTCTTTCAATCAGTCTGAGTGTAAACGTTATGAAGAATTGGGGCTCGTTGCCAACTGTGTAGACCATTGCTCCTCGAACCATGCATTCGGGTAATATCATTTTCCGTGTAACCAAGTGTCAAACTGAAGGGAATCCTAACTAGCTCAGTGGTGATTCCTGAGGATGACATCATGTTTCTCCGAGTAGAAATAGAACTAATGCGAACTAAATTCTCATGGTTAGAAACTCCGTTCACGTGGAAGATCAAAGCGGGCACGGATTTTCCTAGTCCGCTCACGTGCAACCTCCTCCGCTGGGACCCCAAACGTTGCCATAGCCACACAAGCCTCGACACCCATCCTGCACAAGACCCGGGGATACACTTGGTTTTCCAACTCCGTCCTCCAGATCTCCACGCCGTTCCGAGAATGAATTCGCAGTCCGGGGTAAACGAGCCCAAGACCCGGCGGGCCTGCGAACCCTGCAGGTTACCTACACCTACATTGTACGTCTTATGTTGCGTCCAGTCGACTAACCTCTGTGGCCAGGCGAAAGAAGACAAAGTGTCCAGCCGAGAAGCCTGTCTGCTCGTTTTGTACTCGTCTTAACCAGACCTGCTACTACCTCCCTCGCGATCAGCGACTGAATGAAGGGAGAGGAAGTCGAGTGATGAAGGGGTAAGCCTCTCTGTTGAGAGACATGTTCAAGTTAACATGCCGCTCGTAGGTCGTCTAAGGAGCGCGTCAAGAACTTGGAGTCGAGGGTGGGCCAAATCTATGACATGTTACAGttcgtctccatcgtcgCTTTGTCTCTCTTTTTACCTTTCTATAACCTGACTTGCTCGCCAGATCTCTTACCGATAGAAACGATGATGCCGCCGCGGAGCCAATCCTGCCCTCCCTCTCTGAACAACGGCTCAACTCCACAAGCGATATTAACATCATATCTAACCCCTCCAACTCGCCCGTCAGTCCGCCCTTCGATGTAGAGGTTTGGTGAGTGCTGGGCTTGATCGACTCGTGCTCTGCTGACAGTTAAGGTCTCCTTCCAACCCAGAGCCCCCAGCTCGAGTCTTGGATTATCTGGTCAACGTCTACCAAACCAAGATCTACTTTCAGCCGCTTCCATTGTTAGCCCTTGCTGACCTGCCTACTCGAGTTCCACACTTCCCGCGTTATCTTCGCTGGAGCTTTCTATCGCTATGCCTCCGCCACTCGGAAAGCTACTTCTATCGCGAGAGGGAGGCACAGGCTGTCGAATTTTATACGACTTCCTCCCAAGAACTCAcgatgagcttggcagcTGAGGGAGTAGCAACGGCCGAAGTGATACAGTCCCTTTGCTTGCTAGCACTGGGCGACATAATGGGTTCGTCTTCTCAGCCATTGGTTTGTGTTTTCGGTTCTAAATGCAGAAGTAAACAAACAGACCCGGGCCTGGATGTCTATCGGAGCTGCTGCAAGACTAGTATCTCTGCAAATGCTGAGTAGACAGAGcacctcgaggacctccgacgatgaggagacaTATTCCAGATGCTACTGGAGCGTGTTCACATTGGAGAAGGCGTATTCGCCGGCGATTATAGTCTTGGAACGTCTCGACAACCCGCCTCCGCTCCCTCCCagtcctcctctccctgcCCCCGCAGCAGACCCCGACACTGAAGGTGACATTATTACTTCAGACAACAGCGACCCGGGGATTGTCGCTCCTAGCATTCAGATCATTTCGATATGGGGAGATATCACAGCATATCTAGGAGAAATTCGACTTGGAAAGACAGAAATACCATGGTCCTCCAACTCAACCTATTCACGACTCATGGTGAGACTTCAGGAGTTTGAACTGGACCTCAGCCCGCCTCACCGCTTCGAAAACATTCTCGTCAAGCGTCGGACTCCTACGGAGCTCCTCAACTACAGAGAGTACTGGACGCCGTGGACGATAATGCAACTATCCTCTCACGCAGCCCTGGCAGTGCTCCACCATCCCTTCATTCACCTAGTGGCCCTCCGGGATCGGTCTCGCAAGACACAACCCAAGATCTTTCTCCAACAGGTCGTGGATCAGGCCCTATTTCACACAGGCTGGGTGATTCGGTTGTTGCAGACCTTCGAACAGATGGAGCTCGAAGTAAATGATCCTATCATGGGACATCAGGTTGCGGCGACTGCGATTATTCCCTGGCTTTTCCAGTTTGCGCAAGATCATCATATTGCAGAGAAAGCACGCGAAGGTCTTTATCTATGTGAGAGGTTCCTTGAGCGTCTTTCTCTTCGCTGGCCTCATATACGCTACAAGGTTGGTCTTCTACAGGCCACAATGGAGGCTTCTGTTAATACTATGATAGCTACGAGTCCTCCGTGATCTTCATTCCGCGGCCGAGAACGGTCTGGGCAGTCCCATGGTCACTTTCAACACGGCCAGTTTCTGGAAGATCCTCGActcgcctcctccagacaACATTTCAGGCGATCCCTGCAACTCGGCTGAAGCGTCAACATCGTCTAACAGCGATCCAAACGCTACTCTTCGTGTCACGACTAAGTTTGTTCAGCCTTGGGTGGATGAGCACTCAGGACAGAAGATGAGCCAAGTGGACCCGCCGTTCTTCTCGCCTGATGTGGGTAGCGATTCTATGGGGCAAGTCTCACTGGATGACTTCTTTTCCCAGTTTGCGATTAATGAGGCGTTGTGGACTCAACCAGGCGTTGGGAGCTCGGGCTTGATATAGACTTTAGACATAGGTGATGTTTCACGCTACCTAACGCCACTGTGTTTATAACTACTTCCATTACAGTCACGGCTGATGCCCTCTTCTTGAGAGGTGCGACGttacgatcttctggctcagttaacccatcgagggccgggctccaactataataaagaacacatttttaacacatcatagcatcatatcccaatgctaacacagtggccttttttttttaaccttctgCTGCCTGCAGTAGAAGAGTCATACCTAGCTGCAGGAAGTTTTTCATTACAGAAGGAATGCATTTCTTCGGCACTACCAGGCCGCTCTGGTCGACTAGCATCGGGTCTAGGTGTCTTGGGATCCTGGGGAAATATGGAGTGACTCGAAGCCAGAGTTAGATCAAATTTGAAGGATGATGACCGAGGGACCTGGCTGCGAAACGGAGGGGAAAAAACATATATTTTAACAGTCACGCATCAAACCAAATTCCAACAACCCATAGCAACTGTCTTCTGCTAGCAGTCGGCATCTCTCATCATCGAAACCGGCCTCTCGTTCATCGACCCAACATTAAAACAAAGACCAAAACAAGCCTCAGGGAGGAGATATTGACTCCATGAAAGCATTCACGGGCAAAATAAGTCGAAAGAAGAAATCCTAGCCCAACGGTCAGTATGACACAGTTCAACATATTTAAGCCACTCACACACACTATCCAGAATCATAATCCCGTATCAGTATAGCTCCAGACTGAGGCGCCTCTGCAATGGTCTGGATGTGTTGGGAAGCGTTAGGCTTTTGACCCTCCTCAGATTGTGGTTCCCTTTAATCACGTCCTGGTTTCCATCTGTGACTTTGGGGGGAAGAGGCCCGCTTCCAAGGAGCTTCAGACGATCTTCCAGATTGATAATCGTCTCCTGCCTCTCCTTTTGTTCTTCTGTGTCATCCTCGTCTAGATCATCGAGATCGCCTTCCCCGAGTTGATCGTTTGCATCTCTGGCCCTCGTCAAGTGTTCGTAGGCTTGCTGGACGAACGATGCTTGCAAGTCGGAGGCAGCAGAGGACTCCTTTAGAAATTCAGCGTCCTCCGCGAACTGGCTGGCAAGATACGCCTCTACTAAAAATACATTCCAGAGGTTAGGGTCCGCTTTGTTCCTCCAGATTTCGTGGGCGGAAAGAAGGAGTACTCTTCGCTGAGGGAATCTTCGTTGGTAGAGGGTAACCGTGCTCGCTAGTATGAGCCCTCTTGGgaaagacaaagaaaaaTTGGCAAGGTAACGAGAAGTGGCATCGCTTAGTACCATCTCTGCCGCGGTaacatctccaacctcgcAATAGTGCTGTCCAAGGGATAGATAACAGCAAACTGCTTCGTCCCAACCGTCATCTTGGCAGAGGTATGTGTCAATCCTCTTGAGGCAAAGAAGTGTCCAGCTTCGGCGGAAATTCGGAACAACATGATCTTCCAAGTCTTCTGCACAGCTTTCCCACCATTCTCCTTCCATATCCAGATCCGTCGGGTCTTCATTCGCCCCCAACGGCCAGATGCACGCCTTCCGCAGCGAAAAGCAGTGCAGGAGGCGCTGATAGTCCAGTTCGATAGATCCGAGTCGCCCGAGCTTGTCCACCAAGGGGCCAATTTTTTGAAAGTCTTGTGTTCTTCTCTCATCATGGAAGAAATGCCGAAGTTGCAGGAACTTTAAGAATGTCAACTCAGATCGCTCGTATTCGCCGACAAGAGCAAGATGGGTTGCTAGCTCGGGAAGATCGTTGATGTTCTCCGTGTACAGTGGAAGCTGTTCATCGGTTGGTAATGAAATAGCACCATCTGCTGCCTTGCAGTACCAGGACCGGGCTTCCTCTGCGTCTCCTTGTATAACGAGAGACGCCGCAATGCGGATCTGAGTTACACGTTGAGTATGTCTGTGGGActtttgcttttttttatCCCAGCCTGAAGGCTCAAGGAAGTCCAGGATCTTCAAACCAACAACGACGCATTTTTGGGTGTCGTTCAAGAAATACAAAGTTTCCTGTTGGACCAGTAGTGAGTTCAGAGACAGTGTGTGTTTCGACCCTTCGCCCAAAGCCACAGCCTCGCCCGCCCATGACGCTGCCTCGGCGTAATGTCCCTTGGCAGAGTATTCTTTTGCAATCAAGTATAGGCAATTGATCCTCGACCTGATTCCACTCGCGGTGTTACAGAGCAAGTACTCCCACATGTGGTTACTAGTTTTCTTGTGCTCCTTGCCCACGAGATCCTTCAGACGACATGCTGTCTCCTTGGCAACTTCCTTGCCCTGATATATCAATGAACGTGTTAGGCAAACAAGCGCTTGCACCTTATACAACTGGTTCTGCGGCTGTGGGGGAAGCTGATCGAGTATACCGAGTGCTTGCCACAGAATGTCCTCGACGTCATCCCAGTCCTTGTCATCCTCAAGGTATGTCCCAAATGCAATGTCCAGGAGACTTGCAGCTTCGAATAGATCCCTATTGCCCCTTGATTTCCTACTAGAAATTATTGCTAATCTCTTAGCCATAGGAAAATCGCCCCGGTAAGCTGCAAGTGCCTGGCCGAGGAAGATCATAGGGACTGGAAGCGAATCCATTGAAAGAGCCATGAGGCCTGTAGCCATTTCGCTGGAGCCTCCCCAAGCGCTGGAAAGGGCTTGGACCTTTTGGGAGACTTTTCGTGTGCCGAGATTATGTGGCTGGGCTAGGTAGTCGGTCAAGGCAAGAAATGGTGTTTCTCGTATCCTCCACATCAGCTTTTCAGGCTTGCTCAAGCCTGCCAAAGGTTGGAAATCTCTCTTCTGGGGAAGATCCACGGGAAAGAGTAAGGATAGCGCTTTCCATGACTCGTAACGGCCGTCGGCAGGGCCGAATTGGTGCCTCCGGTGCTCTAACTCGATTTCGTACGCGTGAATGAATTGTGAAATTGGCAGATTGATGCCGGCGTCCACCAACTCAAACCAGTACAAAAACTCGCCCATCTCGCCATCATGTAGCCCATTTTGAGCAATCGAAGCCGCATACTCGAAAAGGAGGCATGCTTGTCTTGTCCCTGCGAACTGAGCGAGATAGGGATTTGCCCAACTTCCACGCCCGAGATCCAGAGCCTTTGCAAAATGATAAGGGAAGAATTTGGTCGAGTGGAGGAAGAAAGGGTATTTGGAAGGTAGGTCTCGGGGGCCGTTGTCTGTAAGCGGATATCCCCAGTCCAATGTCTTCATGTAACCAAGGCAAGCAGCGCACATAGATTGCTGAACATCCCCAGGATCAACTCGGAAGTAATCAATGTCTGAGTCTTCAACTCTCCATTCTTCAGCCGGACGGGTCAGGAAGTCTGCTGCGGAAGTGTGGACAAGATGATAGCGGCCTTCAGTGACACGGAGAAAATCACCACAAGAATCAGCGATGCCCTCCATGGCTATCAAGTCGTCCTCGATGTTCCCGCTCGTATTCTCCTGTGCAGCATACGCGTAACAAATCTCCTCCGCCGTGAGAGGCTCAGGGCATGCGAGGATGGTAGAAAGAATCCCGCGGGCACGCTTCATCGAGATTGAGGGCTTTGTCAAGGTGCCCCCGGTTCGGCTCATCAACCGTTGAAACAGTCGGTGGTACTCGCGGTCGAGATCACGAGGCGCTTGGCTCAGAGTCTTCTTGATTTCCCGAATACTGTAGCATCGTCGCAGCTCCTTGAATACTAAGCTGGCCCAGAGAAACATGATTTGTGATTTGGCCTCGAGGGTCGTCCGAACAAGCTCCACAATCTCCGCATTCTGTATAGTGAGGGCATCCTGCAACTCGACTGTGATGAATCTTCGCATGTCATGCTGTACCAGGCTTTCTGTGACTTCGATGGTTGGCGGTGATTCTCTCAGGAGCGTGCGCATAGCGGGTTCGCGTCCAGATATGAGTAGATGAATCTTCGGGTGTTGTTCCACAAGAGCGAAGACGGCTTGCAAGCACTTGTCCCCTCGACTGGTCCAGTTATCAGTGGATTCATCGATACCGTCAATGATGCAGTAGATGTCAGAATCGACCAGACGTAATGCTTTGTGAATAACACCCAGGACATTGCGCTCATTGAGACTGGGTTCTGTAACCAATGGCGTTGATAGTTGCTGAAACTTGACGTCTGGAAGGTGACTCAAAAGCTGCCACAGAATGGTGCGTAAGAGATCCAGGAGCTTCCGCTGGGTTTCACTGCCAGCCCAAAAGGAGAAGTGCAAGGCAATTTCTCCCTTGTCATTCAACCTTTCGGCAATGGACTTGACCAAAACGGATTTGCCGCATCCCTTGATACCGTAAAGGCACAGAATGCGGCCAAGGTAGTTTGTTGAAGGGGAGGGTGATTTGCTAACCCACGGGGTAAATACAGCATGTGACCAGACCCATTCGCAGGTTTGGTCAACCCTTCTGGGGATAAAGCTGTCGTTCGATGGTCTGAGAAGCGTGCGCAGTTTCAGCCTCAAATCAGAATATGAAATTTCCAATAGCTCTGGGCGGAATTAGAACTGTGGCGAACCTTGCATGCTTCCATGACTTGAGTACTCACCTTCAGCCTGCctgtcatgatgatgggcaAGGATCAACGTCAGAGATGTTTTAGCCTGTGTGAGGCGGGTAAGCGACTCCTTGAGGGtcttgtcaaggctggttGTTAAGAAAATTGCCTTTCGAAAGAATCTGGCGGGgtccttggtgatcttggaaGATTGAAGtttgtccttgatggaggagagctcAAGCCGTAACTGAGTCAAAGCAGGGGAGAGCCTCTGCAATTGAGATTGGCCAAGGGGATTTTGTCGCCATCTCTTTTGAAGGTCCTTGAGGGTTTCTTCAAGGTCTTTCAGCTGCAGATGCAACTCTTCCGCTGTTGTCGTGGCAACCTTTCTCTTGGCCAGCCCTTGAACCGCCGTGGTCAGGCCTTGAACGATCTCGATGAGGCCGGGAATGGCCGCGACAACGCCAACCACTTCCATTGTGGATGCGGGCGCCGCCAAGATTCAGAAAGGGCAGCTCCAAGTCAATTGATCATCTTTAACATGCTTTCGGTTGATTTGGAAAGAAGACAATATTCAAGTCGGGTTGAAAACGACGGACAGTGCGGGGTTTTCGTCTTGCAGATTGTCATACCCCAGAGCCAGATTCTGCCTGGACGCCTTCAGCTGCTGGTcctatttttataaaagcttGGCGCGTAAGGCTCTCAATAAGGCTTATTAATGCCGGAGCTGTGCCTTGGGTATCAATTATTCTGGCGCCCGTTTCGTTGTGGTACATCTCcgggataactgagccagaagaccgaggTCGGCAATGACAGGTATTAAGCCTACGAGACAGGGCCACTTCACAGATGGGGCCGATTTAGTCACTTGCGAAGTGAGCCGAGAAGAGACATCGGAGGCAGAGTGGGATGTGACGAGGAAGTCTTACGTGAAGAGGCCTTCATTGTGAAAAGATTTGGTAAGCAGCCCACCAACGTTGGTTGAAGCAATATAAAAGAACCTCGTAAGCTAAACGCCCTTCCAAACACTCAGACATTCCAGTTGCACATTGCAAGGTCGATTGCAAAACTGGTTGAGCTTGCTGCTCCTTGAAGGCACAACCCAACACGGACCTCGAAACACCCGTTAAGGCACTCGAGCAGAATGGCTACCGGTTCATGCGCCTGCGGCCTTCTGAAATACTCTTTCAACAGCGAGCCTCTCGTCTGCGTATGACTTGACCTTGTATTGCTATGTGTTCTTTCTGCTGATTTGCATCTTGATTCTCAGGCGCTGTGTCACTGCAACGGTTGCAAGCGATCCTCCAGCTCTGTTTACACCCACAACCTTCTCGTACCGGCCGCCACCTTCACGACCTCGGGCATCGCCAAGATATATGGGGACAAGGGGCAATCAGGGAAAAATCGATCTTTCCACTTCTGCCAGGAATGCGGGACCACCCTTTACATCGTGAGCGAGAACATACCAGGGGTCGTTGTCGTCAAGGCGGGCACTCTAGATGACTTGAGCTTAAACGAGATAAAGTATAGACCTACTGTTGAGATTTTCTGCAAGGAAAAGTACAGCTGGTTGCCGGATATCGAAGGGGCTAGGAAGTTCAATGGTGCCATGGGACATTGAATAGTTGCGAGGAGCTTTCAACGAAGGGGATATGCGTGTCGAGAGATCACTGAACGTATTGCAGTACCCTAGTTAGCGAGCACGCCAGGGGTTGGGCAGCGAGGATGATTGTGAATAAAACTCAAGAGGGAATTCAATGATAGGAATGTTGGGTAGAGCGTTAGTGATCTCTAATTGTCAAGCTGACTGCGTTGGAGCTAAAGAGGCTCAATGAAGAGCAGGTCAGAGAAATAGAGAGCCTTGACCAGGGTAATATTGAATCCATAAGCGCTACGGCTAAAAGttccagagcctgcttctgcCAAGGCATTTAACTCTAGCTCGgctatttatttatagcCTAGATCTGTATTAGGAAGTGATTGGTTTATCTTTTCAGCCGTAGGTTGCATGTCCTCCTGCCCGGAGAAGCTATCGGGGAGGATGCCGATATCTCGATTAATAAGCCGGCCAAAACGAAAACCGGAGCAAAAAACCGTGGACAGCTCAGAGACTGGGATATATTTAACGCTTCTTTTGTAAAATATCCGACTATTCAGCACGACTGAGGACAAGGCCTTATCCTTGTAGTAGATCCATCATAACTTATCTTGCAACTCCGTCACCAGGAACATGTCCTTTATCACGACAGCAGATACCGTGCCCGAAACCACACTACAGCCTCCCTTTCGGGTCCTTgccttctccaagacatCTGGTTATCGTCACGAGTGCATCCCTGTCAACATCGCCGCTCTACGTGCCCTTGGCGATCGGACGCGCCTATTTACCCTCGATGCAACGGAGGACGCGGAGATACTGACCCCGGGTACCCTTGCTGGCTACGCGACCGTTATTTTCCTTCACACCACTGGTCCTTTTCTGAATGAAGCCCAGATGACTGCCCTGCAGTCCTATGTAcggggcggcggcggctttgTCGGCATTCACGCCGCTGCGAGTGGTAATAAGGAGTCTGAATGGTATGGCCGTCTCGTCGGTGCGCACTTTGACTACCACCCTGCACCAGAGGAGGGAACGCTGGTGATCGAAGATGCGGGGCATGAGATTATGTCGGGTAACTCGGGCGGTGAGCGGcggtggatggatgagtgGTATAACTTCAAGACACACCCTCGGGACAACACGAACCTGCATGTGCTGGTACGCGGCGACACCAGTTCATTCCAGGGCGGCAATATGGGTGACGACCACCCGCTTGTCTGGTGTCAGGAGTTTGAAGGCGGTCGGTCATTCTATACGGCTCTGGGACACTTTGACGAGGCCTATGAGGATGAGTGGTTCATGGGCCAGTTGGAGCGTGCCATTGTGTGGACTTCGGGTGTGGGCAAGATGAAAGCCGATAAATAGATACGCCCAAGAGTACCTTCGGAATACCAGAGAGCTTGATGAAATCCTCTAGGTCTAGGAGGAGGGCCATGCCTATGTCCGCTACCGACATAATATTGCCGGAAACGGGTGCCTTAAGCTTGAGGGCATGACATTTAGTTTGAGTGCGTGTTTCTACCTGAGATGACTCTCCTCAACAAGGCATCACATCTAACCAAATATAAAGGAGAAATTATGTGTCTTTGGTTTCAAAGTGTCAGGAACAAATGGTCCAAACTCGTCTTCCGGTGCCCAGGGGATTTCGAGGATCTCAGACAATGTTTGAATcaggatggcatcatcggAGGCCATTCTTCCAAGAAAACTTTGAGCGAGTCGGAGATAATCTATGCCAGAGGAGAGAACTTGAGACAGGTGCTAGTCGTACATGAGATTAGTCCAGACTTTCAGTAAATGGATAAATGTTTAGCTCATTACCTTGGTTGCttcatgatgttgatgcaCAGAATCATGAGCTATGCTTTGGGCTGCCACCTCTTCGAATATGGAGAGCCACGACAAAGATTTTCCCACATCACAGCCTTTTCTTGAAGACATGTCGTGGAGGAAACACGTCAGTTCCCTGATCCCAGTCACGCCTGGTTGTGCATGGAACCCGACTACATCGTTACTGACAGCGGCTAGAAGAACAAGAGCGGCAGAGGTGGGATACACCAAAACACGCCTATGTATGTTAGTGTATTTTTGCAGGGACGTGGGAACATGGTAGACATACCAAAGAGCTGCGAACTGCTGTGTGGGTAGACAATGCATCAAACGAATTGTCGCTCGTGCCCATGGTATGCAGTCGCCCAAAGAGTTAGCACCTCTCACACTCCGCAACTTCATTTTTAAATCGTGGAATATGAAGTGCAACACAATAACCGGCAGTGGTAGAGTATCCCAACCAGGGTGGTATTCTTCACGAGGCTGGGACGCTGAAGGGATGTTGGCTTTCCAATTTTCCAGATCCTGATCCAATCGTTCGGCTCTCAATGAGAGATCTTGCTGCGATGAGCGTTTTGCAGTACCGGAAAGCAGCTGACGGTATGTGTCTAGCTGAATCTTGGCCAGTTCGGCTCGCATTCTCATAATGTTGGCACCAAAGTTCATGTCTCGCACTTCAGGACACCCAACAGGATCCGATGGGTTTTCGGTCGGGAGATCTTTGTCTGAAAGGTCCGATATAATCGGAGGTATACCAATCCTAAAAGCTAGATCAATATCCAGGGAAGCGAGAGTCCAGAAGACGCGCAGCTGGCTCTGCGTCTCGACAAAGCCCTTGTGAGAGCGTGAAACCTCGCACGTCTGGTACGCACGTAGCGCAAGCGTGTTGAGATGAGAGGCCATATGAAGATCCGCGTTGCCCAGCAtgaacatggccatgatgagtATCGCTTCATGGGCCAATGAGCTGGAGCCTTGAAACACAAACATGGGAACTGTGGAAAAGGCGCTCTTGAAGTATGCCCACGCCGCAGGTGAGAGATCGGCAAATGCAGAGTTTGCAGTTTTGCATTGGATTCCTAGTGCGAGCGACGCATTGCCGATTGCCAGTCTGGCCGATTTATCGACATCGTTGTCGGATTCCCGAGGCGTTAGAAGCTCTTGAAAGTGGCTCATGTCAAGAACGGGATACATCTCGCTGATGTCTTGGATTATGTCGTCGAGCCTTGACAAGACTTTGCTGTGGCCATGCTGTGGACTAAACAATTGCATCTTGAATGCGCCTGTTTTGGTTACAGCTCGTATAAATTCGATGAAGTGCATTTGGAGAAATACTGGGCGAGGGCCCGGCTGTTGGATGTTGGGGACTTGGTTGGAAGGTTCCGTGATACAGGTTCtctccaaggacgacaagtGCAATGTTGTCAGGTTCTGGCTCATGGAATTGGCTTGGGTGGGGGCCGTGCTCGTCGTGGTTGGCTCCAATAATGCGGACGGGGAGTTGTTTTTGTCTTGGACCTGGCCTCCGCCACTGACATCAAATGACTCTGTGGAACTAGAAGAGCCTGGCTTAAGGGACTCTTCAAGTCGTTTGAGCCTCTCCTCCAATTTGTGTGCATACTCCTTGCTACCAAGGATTAGCGGTGCTCGAGGAGTCGTGGAGTGGCTTGATACCTTTTGCCGGGACCTCGAAATTTCCGTTGCTGATACACGCATTGAACAAGGCGCTTTTGACACTGGCAACATGACGGGCGCTGGCCATCGCATCTCGACTTGCGTTTCTGGCAATTTAGACAAGCCTGCGTACAGGGGTGCGTTAGCAGATGTATATGGCGTATGCTCGACGTGGTTATGCGCTTTGGGACATTGGACACTCACATTATGCAATCGaactcgaggctgagaagagccgtcttccaaggcagcatcatccatcttATTTCGGCTTTGATGAAGTCATGAAGAAGGAAAAGTTGCCTACGTCTTACCACGAGGGTGCTTTGGGCGTTCTAACCCTCGCGCCAGATTAGTCATCCTGGCGTTTGTAATGATCGGAGTCAAATTGCCTCCGAGCTGTTGGGGTCCTATCTCTGTCT
This window encodes:
- a CDS encoding CENP-V/GFA domain-containing protein; this translates as MATGSCACGLLKYSFNSEPLVCALCHCNGCKRSSSSVYTHNLLVPAATFTTSGIAKIYGDKGQSGKNRSFHFCQECGTTLYIVSENIPGVVVVKAGTLDDLSLNEIKYRPTVEIFCKEKYSWLPDIEGARKFNGAMGH
- a CDS encoding ThuA domain-containing protein, giving the protein MSFITTADTVPETTLQPPFRVLAFSKTSGYRHECIPVNIAALRALGDRTRLFTLDATEDAEILTPGTLAGYATVIFLHTTGPFLNEAQMTALQSYVRGGGGFVGIHAAASGNKESEWYGRLVGAHFDYHPAPEEGTLVIEDAGHEIMSGNSGGERRWMDEWYNFKTHPRDNTNLHVLVRGDTSSFQGGNMGDDHPLVWCQEFEGGRSFYTALGHFDEAYEDEWFMGQLERAIVWTSGVGKMKADK